A region from the Branchiostoma floridae strain S238N-H82 chromosome 9, Bfl_VNyyK, whole genome shotgun sequence genome encodes:
- the LOC118422411 gene encoding titin-like isoform X3, which yields MPPTSLKDVVQPASLGFTRVLTTIQVDVNIDDLGNVRIDCVREDKDLGTRALLPRKSYWTEEYRWDRLTVGSPVERRNWSLKSIAEGVDAPAEEYLRYIEGRTSPEPEASAAVPETEEPESTDGEKTEDSDVSYPIPAINNLDTAVEADETFSSEEEEGEDRPPAPPPRVDSVTIEEEEEPDETITETDITPDRTQPEDAEEQEVEEVVLRIVEPLDETVLETVRKSEQVYALPPESQGITQDTSIEDTIIPDSDQQVEDIEEAGVDKAESDEEVVDDSQLKSPTKRVRFSPEAIYVSTAQEDIEEDEEGVTLSPIPEEDTTPGKQIKEPDTTHEEGEEDDSDATEEVQDTKISVEVDVHVSADQEEAEDADEDAPLAEEEILTSDDEATGSTADDKEETQTEVTEEGEPKEEESGPSAEEAHDSKDEADDKEQDEEGEEPQASDEKASMEEEEPSQEDEAVKEEEAVLDESDVSSVPRESLGEEELQVSEPVVVEFAESYAEVLKKAPPLAEEETQPEDETPTDTETPQEDEATSDDKAPSKDETPSDDEVGPEEKTLPEDETSTDTKTPQEDEATSQDKSPPQDEAASDDEAIPEEEALPEDETSPEEEVTSKDEVPSEEEPTDKDAKEDDSTPVGPEDTPKDEESEPEEEKTTPKADEPEESQDEDTKASEDSPSPKEEISTPDDEKDQESEEEEKSQPPSTKQPAKEEEDPQYFYNRMLFYWMTSGTSLVTARYSDNESNSDEWDLSDYEAGEEDFPPLSTYRPPKSPIGGKPTEPAATKFAESFAAVVTKPPPVVEEVVEEAEPVESIPPTQDSGQAEDVSSEKEEEQEDGQTGEHAVPEEKGEDEVEELSKDDDHDTEPQETMADEKDEKLSVSDGATSGDEVVEIPSEVTVGDDKADDEEDIDGGSLEAVRGDTPTDEDLSEKADFESSEKTEGEDSTGADTSSVGSTEHDLKKSDDAGEISADDLPTDKADAIKPSADDNIEEGKDTPAEESVEETITSDHEASDDDAEEPVKEEDNKRSPLQRQGAMSKGESVESQESATSADTSDKAAVSKAPAKSSSTDESDNQDEVKATDDTPEEDVETGDDEDDALNKVQEGEVLEDKTRGTKNEDSSDSEDDSSSKIQPQALATGESPPRDDTKEQCEFSAVTSADREYQPNTGASDQGNTECDSDGHCCSEPPQAVSLPQSEMSCPEQDTGMLRVLPWARWEKIDDTSPRTVRRRPPSLELEAPVCEATSEESSPIQQSAEPKDIKEANESTPRRRSSTSSADTSEEEEEEEEAISSGDEEGEFDVPERTESPEERMTRTDAWATSGGTLYIGSATRMVRKQLPDIPEHSGENDSEASDNDDDDNQQDEVERPRQSAKLADSGSSEYTHDRHHEEAESSEESELNEEELHYLDDDDEEQVMMVEENIPEGNPLYLRQVQGEIYMSENTLTKGDTSSDDSEDEDKQQADLLREHDRLVELQEDLFEKDSLDDVDYHVTSSDLLGERDDQSNLSATEPTDYRCDDVQDEDLITVEQANPSNANEIFVASEGPGEDMDSDHEEFQVTVSEKHLADTSTQHLIVITKDTDEEKDRCEEKTSMDSFESTGPSTEGSSDISDDDASGKLKRRRRQKYGAQRSFTESIHHDPDSPTYISRMQFQFRSSQSDSDTEQHVESLPEEQECTPTQENIPFDLVAGISQQGEVIRTVEDEVNDDSTEKAVQEQVADSVVGNDQEDDTFDQLSLGQGTDTDMEPVISSDVSKDDSRRRSAEYTDSSDSESDTDSESETSADSILAAPGDGSGPSGPSGGQYRTPIATVPVTSYYVTSGVPFTMDPTNSDHVEIPPMPTSPRHSWGMQASYTFEEHQPVTTGLLTPIINGHIPVVKHHVQYDDLKRPIIPILLDIGDKLSPEYSGEAKTSTTASEREMLSPSPYDNLLESDLAEGEAQEGLNVESLQPMSCRCVAPPPDRKPFESPSDELELPPNPDFEPMDCLCTHPQKEARVVWSPKHTPSPRHSPQNVERCYEAISNTLATSRQNYVECKRQEHDAEEDETSLLNQSQPLHGDDLIEDMSEGRTVTMLQFDMDDDRSSATSSPLSVHSTHLGTPPELEEELDDSPAFSPTRQILDTFVPVSPPLREIRHPGITQDAIRAPRARRSTEIEDSASPEMHSPTPNRDSELKTPTGSLLFPYDKIHGPYPPPQDQPSFVTPDRRTQVKRKRPSDEVQGTSPRPTYKSPVRQRTDSPVEKCLSPTDHRPKDASPCKIPDDFPKLCTGKVRSMVNKWEGIVKQEPPKSPVMTTSSPSTPEIPRYGERDVISPPFSHHGSSPYYMSRRRTEVKSPEGAVAKQQKVPKHNVDVSARRPLHETQILTDEEDSTVASTEYGVQFQPTAHEDDAEKVLVYGYEVEWDIPRLQVCLSPLEGFDDDEDSMSDDVTISSLTETDGEGGVSASLSSLEEYILDPARILGKAVSLTELPMSPVEEEEESPAEESSTQSSSNTKEALSSHSVWERLGVLETPCPYFCQMWLPMLKYHLLDFQ from the exons GACTGAGGAATACAGATGGGATAGACTTACGGTCGGATCGCCAGTCGAGAGGAGAAATTGGTCCCTGAAGAGTATCGCAGAAGGGGTTGACGCCCCAGCAGAGGAGTACCTACGGTACATCGAAGGAAGGACAAGCCCCGAACCAGAAGCATCGGCGGCTGTGCCAGAGACAGAGGAACCGGAGTCGACAGACGGAGAGAAGACAGAAGACAGTGACGTAAGCTATCCCATTCCTGCAATCAACAACCTCGACACAGCAGTCGAGGCTGATGAGACTTTCAgttctgaagaagaagaaggagaggaCAGACCACCTGCTCCTCCTCCCAGGGTTGATAGTGTTACCATCGAAGAAGAGGAAGAACCAGACGAGACAATAACAGAAACAGACATCACACCCGATAGAACACAACCAGAAGATGCAGAAGAACAGGAAGTAGAAGAGGTTGTGTTAAGAATTGTAGAACCGTTGGACGAAACTGTCTTAGAAACCGTAAGAAAGTCTGAGCAAGTATACGCACTTCCACCGGAATCCCAAGGCATCACACAAGACACTTCCATTGAAGACACCATCATTCCAGATTCAGATCAGCAAGTAGAAGACATAGAAGAGGCAGGTGTAGACAAAGCTGAGTCTGATGAGGAAGTAGTAGACGATTCCCAGTTGAAATCCCCAACCAAAAGAGTGCGTTTTAGTCCTGAGGCAATATATGTCAGCACCGCCCAAGAAGATATAGAGGAAGATGAAGAAGGTGTGACATTGTCCCCAATCCCCGAAGAAGACACAACCCCGGGAAAGCAGATCAAGGAACCCGATACAACTCATGAAGAAGGTGAGGAAGATGATAGTGATGCTACAGAAGAAGTACAAGATACCAAAATATCAGTAGAAGTAGACGTGCACGTCTCAGCAGATCAGGAAGAAGCTGAAGATGCTGATGAAGATGCACCTCTTGCAGAAGAAGAGATTCTCACAAGCGACGACGAAGCAACGGGATCAACAGCAGACGACAAGGAAGAAACCCAAACAGAAGTTACAGAAGAAGGTGAACCCAAGGAAGAAGAGAGTGGGCCTTCTGCAGAAGAAGCTCACGACAGCAAAGACGAAGCTGATGACAAGGAGCAAGACGAGGAGGGAGAGGAGCCTCAAGCTTCAGATGAGAAAGCTTCGATGGAAGAGGAAGAACCATCGCAGGAGGACGAAGCTGTAAAGGAAGAAGAAGCAGTATTGGATGAATCGGATGTCTCTTCCGTTCCCAGGGAATCACTTGGGGAGGAAGAGCTTCAG GTTTCTGAACCCGTTGTCGTTGAGTTTGCCGAGTCTTATGCAGAGGTGCTGAAAAAG GCACCTCCACTAGCAGAAGAGGAAACCCAACCAGAGGACGAAACTCCTACTGATACTGAAACACCTCAAGAGGACGAGGCCACTTCGGATGACAAAGCTCCTTCAAAAGACGAAACTCCATCAGATGATGAAGTCGGTCCTGAGGAGAAAACTCTTCCAGAGGATGAAACTTCAACTGATACTAAAACACCTCAAGAGGATGAGGCCACTTCACAAGACAAATCTCCTCCACAAGATGAAGCTGCATCGGATGATGAAGCCATTCCTGAGGAGGAAGCTCTTCCAGAGGATGAAACTTCCCCAGAAGAGGAAGTCACTTCAAAGGATGAAGTTCCTTCAGAGGAGGAACCCACTGACAAAGATGCTAAGGAAGACGATAGTACACCCGTTGGTCCCGAAGATACTCCGAAGGACGAG GAATCCGAACCAGAAGAGGAGAAGACAACACCAAAAGCAGATGAACCAGAGGAAAGCCAAGATGAAGACACTAAGGCCTCAGAGGACAGTCCATCTCCAAAAGAAGAG ATATCTACCCCGGATGACGAAAAAGATCAGGAATCCGAAGAGGAGGAAAAGAGTCAACCACCTTCCACCAAACAACCGGCAAAAGAGGAGGAAGACCCTCAG TATTTTTACAACCGGATGTTATTCTACTGGATGACCAGCGGAACGTCGTTGGTGACAGCTAGGTATTCTGACAAT GAATCGAATTCCGATGAGTGGGACCTGTCAGATTATGAAGCCGGAGAGGAGGACTTTCCTCCCCTCAGCACCTATAGACCCCCCAAGTCGCCGATTGGAGGGAAG CCGACAGAGCCAGCTGCCACAAAATTCGCGGAATCTTTCGCTGCCGTCGTTACAAAG CCACCACCGGTTGTTGAAGAGGTCGTAGAAGAAGCCGAGCCAGTAGAGTCAATACCGCCTACACAAGATTCAGGGCAGGCAGAAGACGTCTCGTCTGAAAAAGAGGAAGAACAAGAAGACGGCCAGACAGGGGAGCATGCGGTTCCTGAAGAAAAAGGAGAAGATGAAGTTGAAGAGTTGTCTAAAGACGATGATCATGATACTGAACCGCAAGAAACCATGGCTGACGAAAAAGATGAAAAACTGTCAGTCAGTGATGGTGCAACCTCTGGTGATGAGGTTGTCGAGATTCCGTCAGAAGTGACGGTAGGCGATGACAAAGCAGATGATGAAGAAGATATCGACGGTGGAAGCTTAGAAGCCGTAAGAGGCGACACACCCACAGACGAAGACCTATCTGAGAAGGCAGACTTCGAGTCGTCTGAGAAAACGGAGGGCGAAGACAGCACAGGTGCTGACACAAGTTCTGTGGGCAGCACGGAACATGACTTGAAAAAATCAGATGATGCAGGCGAGATATCTGCTGATGATCTACCAACAGATAAAGCAGATGCCATCAAACCATCAGCAGATGACAACATTGAAGAGGGGAAAGATACCCCTGCAGAAGAGTCCGTTGAAGAAACCATCACGTCAGATCACGAAGCCAGCGATGATGATGCTGAAGAGCCTGTCAAAGAGGAAGACAACAAGCGAAGCCCGTTACAGCGTCAGGGAGCAATGTCGAAAGGAGAATCTGTCGAGAGCCAAGAGTCAGCTACTTCCGCTGATACCAGCGATAAAGCTGCTGTCTCAAAAGCACCAGCCAAATCCTCATCTACAGACGAGTCAGACAACCAAGATGAGGTAAAAGCAACCGATGACACCCCGGAAGAAGATGTAGAAACGGGTGACGATGAAGACGATGCTTTGAATAAGGTACAGGAGGGAGAGGTTCTCGAGGACAAGACACGTGGAACCAAAAACGAAGACTCGTCTGACAGTGAGGATGACAGTAGCTCTAAGATCCAACCACAAGCACTAGCCACAGGTGAGTCACCACCAAGGGATGATACGAAAGAACAGTGTGAGTTTTCAGCTGTAACAAGCGCAGATCGTGAATATCAACCTAACACGGGGGCTTCAGATCAGGGAAACACAGAGTGTGATTCTGATGGTCATTGTTGTAGCGAGCCGCCGCAAGCAGTGTCTTTGCCACAGAGTGAAATGTCATGCCCCGAGCAAGATACAGGAATGCTCCGGGTGCTGCCGTGGGCTAGATGGGAGAAGATCGATGACACCTCCCCGCGGACGGTACGGCGGAGACCGCCATCCCTCGAACTCGAAGCACCCGTCTGTGAGGCCACGTCGGAAGAATCATCTCCGATACAACAGAGTGCTGAGCCAAAGGACATAAAG GAGGCCAATGAGTCGACGCCAAGGAGGAGAAGCTCAACGTCATCAGCTGATACAtcagaggaagaagaggaggaggaagaagccATTTCTTCTGGTGACGAGGAGGGTGAGTTTGACGTACCAGAGAGAACAGAATCTCCAGAAGAAAGGATGACACGCACAGACGCGTGGGCGACCTCAGGCGGAACCTTGTACATAGGCTCGGCTACTAGAATGGTAAGGAAGCAGCTGCCGGACATTCCCGAACACAGCGGGGAGAACGACTCGGAAGCCTCCGAcaatgacgatgatgataaCCAGCAAGACGAAGTAGAGAGACCGAGGCAAAGTGCAAAGCTAGCAGATTCAGGCAGTAGCGAGTATACACACGATAGGCATCACGAAGAAGCTGAGAGTTCTGAAGAATCAGAACTAAACGAAGAAGAACTCCATTATCTAGACGACGATGATGAAGAGCAGGTCATGATGGTTGAGGAAAACATACCTGAGGGTAATCCGCTATACTTGCGACAAGTTCAGGGAGAAATATACATGTCAGAGAACACACTCACAAAGGGTGATACATCTTCAGATGATTCGGAGGACGAAGACAAACAGCAGGCTGATCTTCTAAGGGAACACGATCGGCTGGTGGAGTTACAGGAGGATCTCTTCGAGAAAGACAGTTTGGATGACGTAGACTATCACGTGACGTCTTCTGACCTGTTGGGAGAACGTGACGACCAATCAAATCTGTCTGCAACAGAACCGACCGATTACCGGTGTGACGACGTTCAGGATGAAGATCTGATAACGGTTGAACAGGCAAATCCCTCAAATGCCAATGAAATCTTCGTGGCGTCTGAGGGACCAGGTGAAGATATGGATTCTGATCATGAAGAATTTCAGGTGACAGTGTCAGAGAAGCACCTGGCAGACACATCAACACAGCACCTTATAGTCATAACAAAAGATACAGATGAGGAGAAAGATCGTTGTGAGGAAAAGACATCTATGGACTCATTCGAAAGTACCGGTCCTTCTACTGAAGGCAGTTCAGACATTTCTGACGACGACGCTTCTGGCAAACTGAAGCGACGACGCAGACAAAAGTACGGTGCACAGCGTTCTTTTACGGAATCTATCCACCATGATCCGGACAGTCCAACGTacatatctcgaatgcagtttCAGTTCAGATCATCTCAATCGGATTCAGATACAGAGCAACATGTGGAGAGTCTTCCAGAGGAGCAGGAGTGCACACCGACACAGGAAAATATTCCTTTCGATTTGGTGGCTGGAATAAGTCAACAAGGCGAGGTAATACGTACTGTTGAAGATGAGGTTAATGATGACAGCACAGAAAAAGCAGTGCAAGAACAAGTGGCTGATTCTGTGGTTGGCAACGATCAAGAGGACGATACTTTTGATCAACTTTCACTGGGGcaaggtacagatacagatatggaaCCTGTTATTTCATCTGATGTATCTAAAGATGATAGTCGGCGAAGATCTGCAGAGTACACCGATTCGTCTGATTCTGAAAGTGACACCGACTCAGAATCTGAAACGTCTGCGGACTCCATCCTTGCCGCACCTGGCGACGGTAGCGGACCGTCGGGTCCATCTGGTGGCCAATACCGTACGCCAATTGCAACCGTCCCCGTGACGTCGTACTACGTAACATCAGGTGTTCCATTCACCATGGACCCAACGAATTCTGACCACGTGGAGATCCCACCCATGCCAACATCACCGAGGCATAGCTGGGGTATGCAGGCAAGCTACACCTTTGAGGAACACCAGCCCGTGACCACCGGTCTGCTGACCCCTATCATCAATGGCCACATCCCTGTGGTCAAGCATCACGTCCAGTACGATGACCTGAAGCGTCCAATCATACCCATCTTGTTGGACATTGGCGACAAGCTTAGCCCTGAATACTCGGGTGAAGCTAAAACATCAACAACCGCCAGCGAACGGGAAATGTTGTCCCCATCGCCGTACGACAATCTTCTAGAATCAGACCTAGCTGAAGGGGAGGCTCAGGAAGGTCTGAACGTAGAGAGTCTACAGCCGATGAGCTGTCGCTGCGTCGCCCCACCACCAGACCGAAAACCATTCGAGTCACCGTCCGATGAACTCGAACTCCCACCCAACCCCGACTTTGAACCGATGGACTGTCTTTGCACCCATCCTCAGAAGGAAGCCAGAGTGGTCTGGTCGCCAAAGCATACACCAAGTCCACGGCATTCTCCACAGAACGTTGAACGATGTTATGAAGCCATTTCGAACACGCTTGCCACAAGCAGGCAAAACTACGTCGAGTGCAAGAGGCAGGAGCACGACGCTGAAGAAGACGAAACATCCTTATTGAATCAAAGCCAACCATTACACGGCGATGATTTAATCGAGGATATGTCTGAAGGCAGAACTGTTACAATGTTGCAGTTCGATATGGATGACGATAGGTCGTCAGCAACATCGTCCCCGCTCAGCGTCCACTCTACCCACCTTGGCACTCCGCCAGAGCTTGAAGAGGAACTCGATGATAGTCCTGCCTTTTCCCCAACGCGGCAGATACTTGACACTTTTGTCCCCGTATCTCCTCCTTTGAGAGAAATCAGACATCCTGGCATCACCCAGGACGCAATCCGTGCCCCAAGAGCTCGCAGATCTACAGAAATCGAAGACTCTGCGAGTCCAGAAATGCACAGCCCAACGCCAAACAGGGACAGTGAGCTTAAAACGCCGACAGGTTCTCTACTCTTTCCTTATGACAAAATTCACGGACCCTATCCACCACCACAGGATCAGCCTAGCTTTGTAACCCCGGACAGAAGAACGCAGGTAAAACGGAAGAGACCATCTGATGAAGTTCAGGGTACAAGTCCTCGCCCTACGTACAAGTCACCGGTAAGACAGCGCACAGATTCTCCTGTAGAGAAATGTTTGTCTCCAACTGATCATCGACCTAAAGATGCTTCTCCGTGTAAGATACCGGATGACTTTCCTAAGCTGTGCACCGGAAAAGTTCGGTCCATGGTTAACAAATGGGAAGGAATAGTGAAACAGGAACCACCAAAAAGTCCTGTGATGACGACAAGTTCTCCCAGCACACCGGAAATCCCCAGATACGGGGAACGGGATGTCATTTCTCCGCCGTTTAGTCACCACGGCTCTTCTCCATACTACATGTCGAGGAGAAGAACTGAAGTAAAATCGCCAGAGGGCGCTGTAGCCAAACAGCAGAAGGTGCCAAAGCACAACGTCGATGTGTCTGCCAGACGACCACTTCATGAAACTCAGATCCTCACAGACGAAGAGGATAGCACGGTTGCATCGACAGAATACGGTGTTCAGTTTCAACCAACCGCTCACGAAGACGACGCTGAAAAGGTCTTGGTGTACGGTTACGAAGTCGAGTGGGATATCCCGCGGTTGCAGGTCTGCCTCAGCCCGCTAGAGGGCTTCGATGATGACGAGGACAGTatgagtgatgacgtcaccatcaGTAGTCTGACGGAAACTGATGGAGAGGGTGGAGTGTCTGCATCTTTGTCGTCTCTGGAGGAGTACATCCTCGACCCAGCCCGCATACTCGGTAAGGCGGTCAGCCTTACAGAGCTGCCCATGAGTCCGgtagaggaagaagaggaaagtCCAGCGGAGGAAAGCAGCACGCAGAGTAGCAGCAACAC GAAAGAGGCGCTAAGTTCCCATAGCGTGTGGGAAAGGCTGGGAGTACTGGAGACCCCATGCCCTTATTTCTGCCAAATGTGGCTGCCGATGCTGAAATATCACCTGCTGGATTTCCAGTAG